One Dysidea avara chromosome 8, odDysAvar1.4, whole genome shotgun sequence genomic window, tctctacaaggtaacttcttctagctgaactctctacaggatgacttgtttctagctgatctctctacagggtgacttgtttctagctgaactctctacagggtgatttgtttgtagctgaactttctacaaggtaacttcttctagctgacctttctacagggtgatttgtttgtagctgaattctctacatggtagtttctttgtagctgaactctctacaatgtaaattcttctagctgaactctctacaggatgacttgtttctagctgatctctctacagggtgacttgtttgtagctgaactttctacaaggtaacttcttctagctgacctttctacagggtgatttgtttgtagctgaattctctacatggtagtttctttgtagctgaactctctacaatgtaaattcttctagctgaactctctacaggatgacttgtttctagctgatctctctacagggtgacttgtttgtagctgaactttctacagggtgatttgtttgtagctgaactctctacaaggtaacttcttctagctgatctttctacagggtgatttgtttgtagttgaattctctacaggtgatttgtttgcagctgaactcttttacatggtggtttctttgtagataaactctctacaaagtgacttcttctagctgatctatctacaggatgacttgtttctaactgaactctctacagtgtgatctgttaatagtggaactttctactgggtgatttgtttgcagctaaagtctttgcatgattgtttctttgtaactgaactctctacaaggtgacttcttctagctgatctctctacaggatgacttgtttctaactgaactctctacagtgtgatctgttcatagcggaactttttactgggtgatttgtttgtagctaaactctttgcatgattgtttctttgtaactgaactctctacaaggtaacttcttctagctgatctctctacagggcaatttgtttgtagctgaattctctacagggtgatttatttgagctgaactctctacataatggcttatttgtagctgaagtctctattaggtgccttcttctagctgatctgactacagggtgacttgtttgtagctgaattccctacagaataacttacaatgtaatataactgagtaaattataaatgcagctgaatgctttattagggtgactgttctattagagtatctcgatctcgcatttgctgcacctagttgcctttcgaatcataactcagtgatttgtaatccgattcttctgtactactgcaaggactttctatgatgattattccagctacatactgattttcagctcattgctctaagcggtttgcctggtagatacgaaaactaatagtttttttattcataaaaatcgatcgcgtaattttgacacaggttggggttcgtgtcatatctccatggtctttatcccgattcctttcaaaccacaaaaaggcactcctacgatggttgctccatctacatatcaattttcaactgattcctccaaggcgtttaccctgtaggcgtgacagaccttcgaccttattttacgcaaatattCGGTCATagctccgtgaatgttcatcggattcctaccaaagttagtacggagatccgccttaatgagccctttaagtgtgccacatttcagccaaatccgagcacgcattcgtgttttatggcgaattttgcgaagtgtgcgaaatgaagaagatgaagaagaaaaaaacgaagaaattaaaacgaaattttgttcgctcgtatctcggaaatggctggagcgattttcttcaaatttggtatgtagactaccctaactgggcggcacatctccagcaaatttggtttcaatcggataagggatcacagagctacataggtgtgaaaattgcgttttctttcttcctgttaatatactcacggtgtggcgcgccggcttcttgggccgcacgacacactatcgtgtgtcttgattttcatATAACCATTTGTAACATTGCGGTCacagcttcaggattggagTAGCAGAGAAAGGATTAGAGGACTCATGATCAATCATCAAGACCTGGGGGGAAGGAAACAGTACTGTACACCCAAAGGACATCAGAGTATAGTATATACAACCAGTGTATGAGACCACAGCCTTGATCACCACTGAAATTAAACAAACTTTCAAACTAGCTTGATGTAGCAATCAACTTAAAACTAAAAGTTGCAGTACTTATACTTTGCTGAGGGAACATGCCCCCATGCAGACTCCCTTGCCCATTCAGCAGAATAATAAGCCACCTTATTGTCATTGCATGTTTATATTTATATCAAATACTGTGCGAACCTCCCAAAGTGGAGTATCTATATCCACAGATacaaacaattacacaaaattTATACAGCAGCTAggttaatacaaaaatatttcaatactCTCTTCTTAAAATCTTCTAAATTTGTTGCTTCAATAACTGTAACTGGTAATCTGTTCCATATTTTAAGAGTTGAGGAGAAAAGGATAAACATCAAGGTGAGCTTGCaacaggggtggtggagcaggccaaagagtgagggggccaggccaactttaagttgaagaccaaaaaaaggtcacggcctgctgacaatagctactctCCGCCAATTATATCGCCTTATTTACaactatacacatacatagctaagtagcttgctacactgcttctctggatgctgtgactgctatattagagtatgcattcctgactgttctattagagtatttcaaactTTTTTCCAAACAGtatcccataaaagtgggggacCATGGCCCCCCTCCACCGCCTATATGCTTGCAATCAGTGTTGGAATCTTTGTGAATGCAACTATCCTGGCCTCTATATCAGTAGGGACCTTAGCTACCACTTTTACCTTTGTTCTGGTGCCCCTGATGTATcagcaacatacagtagctgtaagataaagctagttaatgcccctataTATAGGCACAGCTAGGGTGGGACTGACTATCACAGTTCCTCTCGCATTCTTTGCCCCACAATAACTGCTGTCAAACCATATGGTCAAACCATCACACCAATGATTTTAGCCGGCAGCGCACAAACAATTCTTGACAGCttataataatactattattaaaGTACACGTACCGCATTGTGACAATTTAAGTATCACGTGGCCTATTTAGGGGAagtctcttggaaagtcccctGTAGCACCTCAAGCCGGTGGAAACACGTGATGCGCGGTTTAAAATTGAATGTTTAGTGGCAGTCCAAGTCGAGACAGAGGAGTAAAGCCATAGTACTAATAAGAAGCAATTCTTTGGTATTTCagtggtgaggcgtactttagaCTAATTGTAACGCGACGCACACCACTTGAAGGATAAGAAAATGGAATGAGGAATGAAGAAAGATAAAGTTGGTGTGTCAGTAAAGTGTCACATTGCCACACACACTGAGTAACCGCATTTATGTGATAGGTTTTTTTAGAGGTGTGCagtgcaaattcactgaaaagttCTAAGTAGCAGCAAAATCCTCATAGCGGGATTGTCGACAAGGCAACTCGTACCACTTGCCACTTACATCGTCAGAAGTCTgggaactttggctgcaggtgGAAGAAGTAGGCAAATGTAACATGTgtaatgtttgtatgtactcaTTTACACTGCATACTGGCCTAACTTAAATTAATgtatagtgaaacctgtctaatcaggtctctgtgtaatcacctgttaaaaccagccaacTTGTAAATCTTCAACAACATCATTTGGGCAAAAAGTGAACAGATTTCAGGTGTAAATGCCCACCTGTTGGTTTTTACAGGTAATCTGATTCTGGTCATAGCATGCAGTTCACCACTAACAGTAGCAGTTAAAATGATTAGATGTggtcatggtacatacataacttggaACCAGGCAGAAACTGAGTCATAAATtgcaggtcagtttacataaaGAGGAATTGTAGTATCTTgtgtgttctttttgtagttctaAAATCAAGAATACAtagactgtagtgacatcaagggtgttatgaatttccaggtcagtctacATACTAAGGAATGTAGTTGTTTATTATCTCAGGTgttttctgaatttccaggatcaCCCACTAGCAGTAATAGTAGTTGAATGCGGTAATGGTGCGTACATAACTTGGGAACTAAGATCAAAGATTCAGGTTGGTTTACATACAGAGAAATTTTATTAGTGTTCCTTTTGTAgctctcaattgtcaagtgtacgtggactgtagtgacatcaaggaCGTTGTGGATTCCCAGGTGAGTCTACTTACCTATCCAGACTTCTATTATCCAGAATGAAGTTTAAATGAAACAAAAGGAGAGAGCTTAAAAGTTGCTGTTTACctatttggtggcttgtttacctatttggtggcttgtttgttctactaataataactaacacttggttgctaggtgataatgcatatTTACAGCctaggggagtgaccatgagtGCTCTGTAGTGAATTCCCCCTTTGCCCACTAAACTACACCACTGATAGCGatcacattacttgtatttagtAGCATGTAGTCACTAGTAGCATGCATTTCTTACTTACAGATATCTCTGAGAtatggacagtagtatgtaccagactgcctggataagagaggttctactATACCCAGATTTTAGGtgcattgtatttaatgcccgctTGTCAATTTTGCAGGCTATCTGGTCATAGCGGTTTACCCACTAGTAGTTCATGGTATGTAACTTGGAACCTGGCAGGAGCTAAGATCAGAGTGTTGAGAATTTCAGTTAACAGCGGAGTTGTGTGTTCTCTTCTGTACTTCAGTCTATGTAACTCTAGTGATATCAAGGGTGTCATGAAAATTCCAGGTCAGTCTATGTACTAAGAAATACTGTATTATCTCATgttttctgaatttccaggataaGGCATACTGTTATGATGGGACCAAACTAATTCCCAGGTCAGTTAAAATGTTGTGTATTTTCATAGTATCCAGATTTTATGTTAATGTCCGCCTAACAGTTTTTACAGACCATCTTAGCAATCGGATATGGTCATGGTGTGTAATTTGGGAACAGACAGCAACTGAGATCAAGTGAATTTCAggattgttgacaaggtgtaTGGATCGACCAAGTACCGGGTCTCTTATCATttgccacttacatcatcatcaccacTTTTGGTGTTAACtatttgatgtgatgtttattaaatttttgctacatgttgtaataccattgtTATATATGCTTAGCTACTGTAAGGCAAAAAAATTCATGGATTTCGCAGTCATCTTATCTGCAATTAGAATCGCCTCATTTtctgtttgtagctgtcacGGCAGTTTCACACGTCCATGGTAGTTTCACTCTTCCACAAAGCACTAATTAAGGTGGGGCTTGTGACgtggctttcattatgtacgTGCTGTACAGCGACACCTTTTTGTCTGAAATGTGGTTTGTGACTGTACATGAAGTttggtcattccacacaacttgcaaaaTCAGTAGTTCTTGTatggtgcatggcactaaatggagtcttAACTTATGACTTACACCTTCCCTAGTGTCTGTACGTCCTCTacgctttcacaccttgtttataagacatctgctgATTATAAATGCTCGCACGAGGCGTGGCACTGAATGGAGTCAAAaaaatttctgcttaaaacgccttcCTAAAGTAACTAATGGctctgcacgctttcacaacttatttgtcagacattagggcttgcaggcccgtagccaggaattttgaaaggggggttctttttgaccaaaagtggacctttacttgcatgatgattaataaaggtactgagactgggtgtgcaaagcacacccaatctaggggggtctgggggcatgcccccccagaaaattttttgaaaacagatactaaacggttgaatttagtggcatttcagtcaataaaaataacaatttttttaggtaagctgaagaccagctgtatgaatgatatctggaaaaatatctctactgctactgtaattataccatctgcacatgcatgtgtctaaatataatatattggaatgtcacaatgaataagaatgggaaagattgagcactctgccatgatcaacaggggcagtgtagcagaacaaagggtgtcttaaacaatgaaatttacacattgcatggagttgaagcatggatgctattcgtgggctctgcatggaggggcttgtccaccaaaatcttatattttaatgaaagctcggtttagacaatctacatgtaaattaagtagcttttaaaagaaaatgtaattgtgactgctctattagagtgattgttctattagagtggttgactgctctattagagtatctcgatcttgcattgcatttaatgcaagcactgaatgagttactcggagcacttattttagcttcttattatagtggtatctagtaaactgtagctaatggacttttgctcctgaaaatttggacttgtatactaaaattgtggaccttttactgaaattgtggaccttttttccaagagggcggttcttcagaaccccccgaaccccccctggctacgggcctggctTGTGTCCatatcgtgtctttaaaagttattgtagggattggAGGTTTGAACGGAGAAAATATGCGTAGAGGCGATCCAGTATTAGATAATGTTAGTGCCAGATGGACTGTAGAAACACGAGTGTATTGAGTGGTATAATGTGACGATAGCTGAAACACACGGTGAGAAATTGAGTGAATTATATCTAAATACGTTTGTTAAGAGGTTGCGACAAGAAAACGATGACACCAAGCTTTTTTAAATCACAGAAACGCAGTATAAACCTATTGAGAAAGGTTGCACAATTCAGggataatattgcaaaaccgtccctacatgtaaataactcacagtagtggccgcacgTTTTAATTGTGGCGTGCGCtctgtagtttcttggccgcgcgactcactaccgtgagtcttgatttaggtaacgcgttacatttgtaagtaaagtaacttgagttatattacctgttttatagtgtattttgttatattacttagttaccacaaaagtaatattacataacgcgttatataagtaacgcattactcccaacactggcagtTGATTAGAGAATATGGATTTTTTGCATTGCAGATGATTGATAGTAGAAAAGCTTAAACATAATTAGTTTTTTTTTCGCAGTGGATATCCGTCtggcagtcacgtgaataaaaaaaacttagacaaaaaagggtccCAAACGAAAATAAACTCCTGACCTAGAATCAAATCTGGTACCTCCACTGTGTGAGCCCAGGGTCATCACCACTGTTCTACGTGACTTCCAGCTACCcacctcccttagtttctaccttatatacgTCATTCAAGAAGAAATCTATATAACTAAGAAGTatacccagtgaagaagaaaccaaagttgAACCCAACCCTAACGTGACGCTTGTCTGTTAAGTATAAtaatgactttcactgtctgtatgaaggtaagttctTGGatgagtttgaggcgagctagggtgcTCTCTTCGCTCGCTCCAACCGTGTCTCGTCTCGAACTCATCCCAAagcttaccttcatacaaccatagatcctttacaccccggGGTTTGAAGGATCtatgatacaactagtgtgtttggtACTCGAGTTATGGGTGACACTGCTGGACGGATATCAGACAGAAATAGCGTCCGGCTGCCGGACGAATATCCACTGCGGTTTTTTCTTGAACATGAATAAGTAGCCCCACCCATGATTACACAAACGACAAACACAAATTATAAGGCTAGCGTACTGTAGGCACAAAACGGTAAAAGGAAAATAAATTATGTTGGCTACATGGTATTAACAATGGTGGTTATTGCGGAACCATTAAGGAGCCGGTGAGGTTAAAGTGGCGCCGGCAGCCATGACCCGCTTCACCAGATCAACTCAACCGGGCTATAAATAAACATAGCTAGTATACAAATATACGGCCTACCTTTAGCTGCAATATATCGCCTCTTCAAACTGGGATAGTAGAACTAGATTTCTCGGCACTTAGCGCAGTCCTCGCCtcgcgaattttttttttgggacCAGTTCTGACTTAGAAATTTATCTGAAtataaaatactgaaatatCCGAGATAGTATGCGAAATTGATTAGTGGTCGTTTGTGGTTTGTGCCAGGGGACCCTTTGTGGCAAGACTTCCGCCCTACGTAGGCAACTATCGATACCGTGTTAACACCGTGGTGGCGACCATGGATCAGATGGATAGCAAGTCTTAGCGACACTCGCAAACGCCATTCTCGTTATTGGATACAAAGTGATGCCAGACATCCACCACCAAGGTGCGCAATAATTTAAAACATCAGAGGAAGGCGCATCAATTATAGTTGTACAGTGGGACCTTGAGTGAGACCCTATATAAAGGACACTTTAACCTTTTACAGTGTAACTGTGGCTATCTGCATGCATTGTAAATTTTTACGAGTACGAGTTCTACTGAGTTGCATGCACATAAATTGActtatgattttttttaaaatttgtagGACACTTGCTGACCAGCTATTTATGAATAGAGGATATTGTACAAACACATCAATCAGGGTTAACAGATTCCTCTGTACAGTGGGACTGGAGATATGTGGTCACATTTGAGTTGCAGCAAGTGTGGAAGTCTTATTAATGAGTCAAGCAATGGGAACATACCATGGTGTGACTTGGGAGTGTGTA contains:
- the LOC136263462 gene encoding uncharacterized protein, encoding MNFQDHPLAVIVVECGNGAYITWELRSKIQLSIVKCTWTVVTSRTLWIPRLSGHSGLPTSSSWYVTWNLAGAKIRVLRISVNSGVVCSLLYFSLCNSSDIKGVMKIPG